GGAAGGCGAGGCGCGGCAAGGCCGCGATGGACCGCCGCTCGGCGAGAAAACGGTAGAAGCGGCGGATGGTGACGATCTGGCGGGCGATCGATCGCGGGCCGAGCCCCCGGGCCCGCGCGGCGGCGGCATAGGCGCGGACCTCCGCCGCGCCGGTGTCGCTCCAGGATGTGATCCCGTTTCGCGCCACGAACGCCGAGAACTGGGCGAGGTCGCGGCCGTAGGCTTCCAGCGTGTTGCGCGCCAGCCCCTTTTCCACCTCCATGGCGGCGAGGAAGGCGTCAACGGGCGGGCTGAGCGAGTCCTTCATCGGGTTGCGGCGCCAGCGTTTCGTAGAGGGACCGCCGGATCGCCTCCAGGCGCCCGGCATCGTGGATCTTTTCCCCCCGCTCGTCGGTGACGTAGAAGACGTCGGCGACCTGATCGACGTTCGTGGAGATCTTGGCGACGTGAATCGAGAGGCCCAGGCGGTGGAGCGCGTAGGTGATCGTGAACAGGACGCCGATCCGGTCCTCGGTGTAGACCTCGACGATCGTGAAGCCGTCGGACGCCTCGTTGTCGATTTCGATCGAGGTCGCGACCTTCGGCACGCGCTTGCGGAACAGCGCCGAGCCCGGCGACGACGCCACCAGACGCGCGACGTCGATTCGCCCTGCGAGCACCCCGTCGAGCGCCGCCCGGACGCGCTCCCATTTCTGCGCGTCCATGACCGGCTCGGACCTCCCCCGGTGCGCCACGCGGAAAACGTCGAGAATACGGCCGTCGCTCGCGGTGAAGATGCGGGCGTTGAGGATGTCGAGGTTCATCGCCGCGAGGACGCCCGTGATGGCGGCGAAGAGGCCCGGGCGATCCATGGCGCAGACGACGAACGAGCTGCAGTCTTTTTCGGGGAAATGTTGCACGGCGGTCACGGCGCCCTTGCCGGTGAACTGTTCCATCAGCTCGAAATGGGCCGCGATCTCGTCCTCCGGGGTGGCGAGGAAATAGCGATCCGGCATCGTCTCGAGGAAATGGCGGACGCGCTCCTCGGGGTGTCGCTCCTCGAGCCGGCGGCGCAGCCGCCGGGCGGTCCGCCGCAGGATCGCCTGGACGTTTCGCCGCGGCAGCTCGCCCTTTTCCATCTCCTCGAGCACGTCCAGGGCCTTCACGTACAGCTCTCCCAGGAGCGAGGCCTTCCACGGATTCCAGACGTCCGGCCCGACCGCTTTCACGTCGGCGAAGGTCAGGAGGTAGAGCATCTTGAGATTCCGGATGCTCCCCATCGTGCGGGCGAAGCCGATGATCGTTTTTTCGTCCTCGAGATCGCGCCTGAACGCGGTGTGGGTCATCAGGAGGTGGTGGCGCACGAGGAACTCGACGAGCGCCGTGTCGTCGACGTTGAGGCGCATGCGCCGCGCGATCTGCCGCACCATGCGCGCGCCGATCTCCGAATGGCCGCCCCCGAACCCTTTGCCGATGTCGTGGAACAGGAGCCCGAGGTAGAGCAGCTCGATCTTGTCGGCCTCGCGGGCGAGCTGCGTCAGCAGCGGGAGCGAGTCGTTGTAGGCGCCGCTCTTGAGCCGCTCGATCTCCTGGATCAGGCGCAGCGAGTGCTGGTCGACGGTGTAGACGTGATAGGCGTCGTGCAGCGCCATGCAGAGCAGCCGTCCGAATTCCGGAATGAACGCTCCGAGCACGCCGCAGCGGTGCATTTCGAGCAGCGTCTCGTAGACGCGGTCCTTCCACTTCAGGATCTCGAAGAACGGCAGGTTCGCGGCCGCCGAGCGGCGGAACTTCTCGTCGATCAGGTCCAGGTGGTCCCGCAGGAGCTCGCGGGTTTCGTGGCTGAGCTCGCAGCGGCTTTTTTGGAGGTCGGCGAAGACGCGCATGAGATTCCCGGGCTCCGCCCGCAGGATCTCGGGACGGGTGACCCGGAGCTGCCCCTTGTGGACGACGACGCCGTCGCGCAGCGTTTTCGCCAGGGAGTAGGCGCCGCCGAGGAACGAGCGCTGGCTCTCGGTCAGACGGTGGATGATCAGGGAGGTGACGCGGCTCACCTCCGACGCCTGGAGATAGTACTGCCGCATGAAGACCTCGACGCCTTTGAGCTTGCCCTCGCCCTCGTAGCCGAAAGCCCGGCTTACCCGCTCCTGGTCGTCGAAGGTAAGCTGGTCCTGATGCTTGCCGGCGGAAAAATGGAGCTCGTTGCGCACGCGCAACAGGAAGTCCTGGGCCTCCTTGAGCTTGCGCACGTCGGCCGCGGAGACGATCCCCTTGCGCACCAGGTCGTCGAAATCGCGCGCATTTTCCTTCACCCGCGCGATCCAGCGCGCCGTGTGAATGTCGCGCAGCCCGCCCTCGCCTTCCTTGATCTCCGGCTGGAGCATGTAGACCGAGCCGCCGTAGCTCGCCCGCCGGGCCCGGCTCTCCGCCAGCTTTTCCTGGATGAAGCGGTAGGCGCGGCGCCGCGCGAGCTTGTGCTCGACCGCCGCCTCGAAGGTCTGATAGAGCGCGAAGTCGCCGCACAGGTAGCGCGCGTCGAGCAGCGCCGTCTTGACCTTAAGGTCGAGTGTGCCCAGGCGGATGCAGTCCGCGACGCTGCGCGTCGCGTGCCCTACCTGGAGACCGGCGTCCCACAGCGCGTAGAGCAGCTTTTCCGTCACGGACTCCACGTAGGCCGAGGGTTTCCAGGAATGGAGGAACAGGAGGTCGATATCCGAATAGGGACAGAGCTCGCCGCGCCCGTAGCCTCCCTGCGCGACCACGGCGCAGTTGGGGCTGCGGGTCGGGTAACGCGCCAGGAATTCCTCGCTGATGGCGGAAAAGAGATGACGGATCAGATGGTCCATCATCGTCGCGTACGCGGAGGCGATCTCGGTGCCGCCGGCGCCCGCGCGGTGGCGCTCCCACAGAGCGGCCCGGCCGGCCTTGACGAACGCCCGGGCGAGCGCCGCCGGGTCGGCGATGTCGCGGGTCTGCTCGAGAATCGAGTGGGACAACGCTACGGCGTCCATGCGTCGGAATCCCTTCACAAGGTTTTCATCGCCGTGGCCGTCTCCCCGTACTTCCGGATCCCGTCGTACAGGGCGTCGACGAGCGCGTCCTGATAGGAATCCCGGGCCATCAGCCGGCCCTCGTCCCGATGGGTGATGAAGAACAGCTCCACGAGCACGCTGGGCATCCGCGCTCCGACGAGCACGTAGAACAGGGCCTTCTTGACGCCGAGATCCCTCACCTCGCCCATCTTCTTCGACATGCCGGCGACCAGCGACCCGTGCATGCGATGAGCGAGGGTGATCGAGTCCTCGAGCTTCATGTTCTGCACCATGTCGCTCAGGATGAACTGCAGGTCGGAGACGTTCTTGCGCGAGGTGCCGTTCTCGCGCGCCGCCAGGCGGATCGCCGCCTCGTCGGTGGTGTTGTCCAGGTAATAGGTCTCGAGCCCCCTCGCCTCGCCGTTGGGGCTCGCGTTGGTGTGCAGCGAGATGAACAGGTCCGCGTTCTCGGCGTTGGCGATCGCGGTCCGATCCTCCAGGCTGATGAAACGATCGTCGTTGCGGGTGAGGATCACCTCGACGCCCATCTCCTTTCTCAGCTTCCGCGCGAGCTTCTTCGCGACGCTGAGAACGACGTCCTTTTCCGCGATGCCGCCGAAACCGATCGCCCCGGGGTCCTTGCCGCCGTGCCCGGGGTCGAGGACGATCTTGCGGATGCCGGCGATCTCCGATGCGCCGTTGCCTTTCGGCGCACGCGCCGGCGCGAGCTTTTTCGCCGCCGGCGCCGCCGCAGGGCCGTTGCTGTCGCCCTTGCCATGGATGTCGACGACCAGCCGGTAGGGGTCGGGCAACAAAAAGGCCTGGTGCGATACCACGCTGCTGGCGTCGAGCACCACGCGCACCACGTCCGAGCTGAACTGTCCGACGCGCACCTGACGCAGCAACCCGTCCCGGACCGGGATCGGCTCTCTGGACCCCGCCCCGAGCTGCGCTCCGAAGATGTCGATATAGATCCGCGGCGGCAGGCCCCGGGCCGGGTCTTCCTTCAAGCGATGCGTCTCGTAAAGAACCGCACGCGAGAGATCGATGGTGACCCGGGTGTAGTTCCTGGACGAAAGAAAGCGCACGGCGCCGACCGTGGCCCGCTCCACCGGACCCGCGGCTCCCGCCCGGGCGGGAGCGGGCTCTTTTTCGCCCGCGGGCGGCGGCGCGGCTTCGTCGGAAAGCGCGGCGCCCCCGAGAAGCGCGGCCAGGGCGAAACCCGTCAGCGCCTGAAGCAGCAACCCGTGCGCCTTCTTCGTTTTCACCGTTTCGCTTCCTCGGACAGCCGGTGGAGCAGGTTCAGCGCGTCGAGCGGCGTGAGGCGCGTCACGTCGAGCTTGCGCAGCTCCTCGCGCAGCCGGCGGTCGCCGGTGTCGAACAGCGGCATCTGACGTGGCGCCTCGTGGGGCCCCGGCGCGGCTCCTGAAGGTTCCGGGATCTCGCTCGTGGCCTCGAGCCGGCGCAGGATCTCTCTCGCCCGGTCGATCACCGGCGCGGGGAGGCCGGCCAGGCGCGCGACGTGGATGCCGTAACTGCGGCTGGACGCTCCTTCGGCGAGGGTTCGCAGGAAGATGATCTCGCCCTGCCACTCGCGCACCGCGAAGTTGTAGTTCTTGATCCGCTCCTTGCTCTGCGGCAGGTCCGCCAGCTCGTGGTAGTGCGTGGCGAACAGGGTTCTCGGGCGGGCGTCCAGATCGTGCAGCCACTCCGCGACCGCCCAGGCGATCGACACCCCGTCGTAGGTGCTCGTGCCGCGGCCCACCTCGTCGAGGACGATCAGGCTCCGGCGCGTCGCGTGACGGAGGATGTTCGCGGTCTCCTTCATCTCGACCATGAACGTCGACTCTCCCTGAGCCAGCGCGTCGCCCGCGCCGATGCGCGTGAAGACCCGATCGACGAGCCCGATCGCGGCCTCGCTCGCCGGCACGAAGCTCCCCATCTGCGCCAGGATCACGATCAAGGCGACCTGGCGCATGTAGGTCGACTTGCCCGCCATGTTGGGCCCGGTCAGCAGCACGATCTGCGTCGTCTCCGGGTCCAGCCGGCAGTCGTTGGGCACGAAGGCGCCGCGGCCCATCGCTTCCTCGACGACGGGGTGGCGCCCTTCGCGGATCGACAGCGCAAGCCCGTCGTCGACCTTCGGGCGCACGAAGTGGCGCGACAGCGCCACCTCCGCCAGCGACACCAGCGCGTCCAGCTCTCCCAGGGCGCCGCTCGTGGCCCTGAGCTCGGCGTAGCGCGACGCCACCTGCTCGCGCACCCCGGCGAACAGCGCCTGCTCGAGCTTCTCGATCAGGCTTTCGGAGTTCAGGATCTTCGCCTCGTGCTCCTTGAGCTCCGGCGTGATGTAGCGCTCCCCGTTGACGAGCGTCTGCTTGCGGAGGTAATTCGGCGGTACCGCCTTGATGTTCGCCCGGGTGACCTCGATATAGTAGCCGAACACCCGGTTGTAGCGCACCTTGAGCGAAGCGATCCCCGTTCGCTGCCGCTCGGCCGCTTCGAAGCGGGCGATCCACTGCTTGGCGTGCGCCCGAGCGCCGCGGATCTCGTCCAGCTCGGCGTCGAAGCCTTCGCGGATCGTGTTGCCGTCTTTCAGGGAGAACGGCGGCTGGTCCACGATGGCGCGTTCGAGGAGGGCGACGACGTCGGGAAGCTCGGCGAGGCGCGAACCGATCGAAGCCAGCAGGCGCGACGGCGCCCCCTCGAGCCGCCGACGAAGCACGGCGACGCGCCCGAGGGCTTCCTTCACCGCCGCCAGATCTTTCGGCGAGGCGCTTCCGGAGGCCACCCGCCCGGCGAGCCTTTCGAGGTCCTGGATCCCGCCGAGCGCGCTCCTCAGGTCGCGGCGCAGATCGAAGTCGTCCACGAGCGCCTGCACGGCGTCCTGGCGCTCCTCGATCGCCGCCACGTCGAGAAGCGGATAGAGCAGCCACTGGCGCAGGCGGCGGGCTCCCATGGGCGTCACGGTCCGGTCGATGAGCCCGAGCAGCGATCCACCGCGCTCACCGCGGTTGCTGGCGACGAGCTCGAGGTTGGCGCGGGTGGTCTCGTCGACCACGAGATAGCGGGACGCCTCGTACGGCTCGATCTCCCGAAGCACCTTCAGCGCTTCCGGAGCGTTGGCTTCCAGGTAGCTTTCGATCGCCGAGGCGGCGCGGAGCGCCTCGGGGCCGCTCCCGGACCGCAGCCGGCGCGCGGCGCCGTCGGAAAAAGAGGCTTCGGGCACGGCGGTGAGGTGCGCGCGCGGGAAAGCCTTCTGCAGCCGGCTCCGCAGCGGACGGTCGCGGTCGGCCACCAGGATCTCGCTCGGCCGGATACGGGCGATCTCGTCCAGCAGCGACTGCTCTTCCGCCAGCCCGGTGCAGCGGAACTCTCCGGTGGTGATGTCGGCCGCCGCCAGCCCGAACCGCTCCTCGCGGCGGAACACCGCCGCGAGGAAGTTGTTGCCGCGCGCGTCGAGGGATTCGACCGCCGTGACCGTCCCGGGGGTGATGACCCGGACGACCTCGCGCTGCACCACGCCCCGGGCGGTCCTGGGATCCTCCACCTGCTCGCAGACCGCGACCTTGTGGCCCGCTTCCAGAAGCTTCTGAATGTAAGGTTCCGCCGAGTGATACGGCACCCCGCACAGCGGCACGGCGGCCTCCTCGCTCTTGTTGCGCGAGGTGAGCGCGATGTCGAGGATGCGGGAAGCGCGTTCGGCGTCCTCGAAGAACATCTCGTAGAAATCCCCCAGGCGAAAGAACAGTATCGCGTCCCGGTACCGCTCCTTGATCCGGAGGTACTGCTGCATCATCGGGGTGATTTTGGCAGTTTCCATGCGAATCACGCCGCACCGGAAGCCTTGGCGCCGCAAGGCTGCGGGCGGGTCCGCCGGCGCCGGGCGGTGCCGGCGGTCTGGCGCACCTGCAGGCTGAGATCGCGCACCAGGCTGCCGATGCCGAGCGAGAGGATGAACCGGCGCTTCATCGCCTCGAGAATCTTTTCGCGGTCGTCGGTGATGACGAACAGCTCCTCTCCGTCGGTGAGATATCTGAGCGTTTCCGTCTCCCGGGCCCCGGCCGGCGGATAGCGCCGCAGCGGCGACAGGCAGCGGCGCACCTTCTGCGGGCTCAGGCCGCGCCGGCTGAGGTCCTTCATGACCTTGAGACAGATCAGGTCGTGAAACGAATAGAGCCGCCGCGTGCCCCGGCCGCGCGCCAGCCGCACGGACGGCCGGATGAATCCCCGCTCGTCCCAATACTGGATCTGGCGGAGCGAAACGCCGACGATCCGGCTTGCGGTCTTGCTGTCGTACGCTTCCATCGTGTCCGGCACCCGGGGGTTGAAAACAACCGTGTTTTCATGACCCTAAACCGGATGCGCCGGGCATGTCAAGACGAGATCCGCGCCGCGGCCTTGACGAAAAAAGCGCGGCCGGCGTATGCTCGGCGGCGCGAGAACGCTTCTCCTTGCGGAGGCTTCCATGACGATCAGTCACGCGCGGGGCAGGGCCCTGCACCTCGCGACCCACTCCGGCTGGTACCGCTTCGAGCCGGAAAATGGCGGCTGGCGGCAAACCGGTCGCGCCCTCACCTACTGGAATGCGACCTGCCTCCAGGTCGACCCGGAGGATCCGGCCCGCCTGTTCGTGGGAACCGAGCACTCGGGGCTCTTCGTGACCGAGAACGCGGGGCGCGACTGGCGCCGGGCGGAGCCCAACGTGCCGAGGCTCACGACGACCTCGATGCTCGCTTTGCCGGGAAAGCTCCTCGTCGGCACCGTTCCGGCGGCGCTCTATTGCGGGGCCGGCGGCGCCTGGACGGAGCTGGAGGGCGTGCGGCTGGCGGCCCGCGGCGCGCTCTTTCCCCCGAGTCCCGAGCTGGGGGCGCGCACGCGATTTCTCGCTTCCGAGCCGCGACCGGAGCGGCGCCTGTACGCCGGCATCGAGGTGGGCGGCATGCTGATCAGCGACGACGGCGGGCGCCGGTGGCGTCCCGCCAACGAAGGGCTCGAAGATCCGGACGTGCACGAGATCCTCGCAAGCGCGCGCTTTCCGGGGCTCGTCGTCGCCGCGTGCGGCGAGGGGATCTTTCGCAGCCGCGACCGCGGGGAGCACTGGGAAAAGGTGACGCCGCCCGGGCCGCGGGCCTACGGCACGGCGGTTGCGGAGGATGGCGACGGCGTCATCTATCTCGGGATCGCGCTCGGCCGGCCGAATACATGGCTCCGGCGGGAACGGGCCGACGCCGCCGTCTTCGCCAGCACCGACGGCGCCGCGTCCTGGCGGCCGGTCGCCGAGGGTTTGCGCGGTGGCGTGCTCGATCTCTGCGCTGGAGTCGACGGGCGCGGGGCGATCGCCGTGACCTCGGAAGGGGACGTTTACGCGGTCGACGCGCGCACCTGCAGGCGCATGATCGGCGATCTCCCCTGCATCAACGCCGCCGCCGTTGCGGCCTGACGCCTCCACGGCGAGCGGCCGGCGCCCTCAGGCTCGTCCCAGGCGCTCGTAGCGACCCTGGAAGAAGAGCAGTGGTCGCCCTCCCGACGCGCCGGTGCGAGTGATCTCGCCGATCAGGATCGTGTGGTCGCCGCCGTCGTGCGAGCGCACGACCTTGCACTCGATGTGCGCCATGGCGCCGTCGATCAGCGCCGCCCCGTTGTCCGCCGGCCGCCACTTGAGTCCGGCGAACTTGTCGACTCCCTTGGTGGCGAACCGGCGCGATATCTCCTCCTGCTCCTCGCTCAGGACGTTTACGTTGAAGACCTTGGATTCCGCGAAGCAGAAGTAGCATTGAGCGGTCTTGTCGACGCTGATGACCACGAGCGGCGGGTCGAGGGAAAGCGACATGAAGGCGTTGGCCGTGAGACCATAGTGCCGGCCCTCCTTGTCGCGGGTGGTGATGACGGTTACGCCGGTCGCAAAATGGCCCATGACGCGGCGCAACTCCTGAGGCTCGATCGTCACGTCGTTCGCCATCGTGGAAGCTGCTTTCATTGGTAGCAGACCGGTTCCGCCGCTGTCAAACCCGAGGTTGTCCCGGCGGGTCCGCGAGCTGGACGGCGGGCTCGCGAAAGTGATAAGTAAGGACGGAAAGGAGAACGCGCGATGGCAGTGCAGGAAACCACGCCCGGCAGTTCTTTCGATCGCTACATTGCGAGGATCAGGGCTCTGTGGGGAAACGGCAGGGATCCGGAGCTCCCGTTTCGGGTCAAGTCGCTGATGGAGGAGCTTTTCGCGTCCACGTCCCCGGACGAGCCGTGGATGGCGCGCCTGATTCGGGAAGCTCCGCTGTCGCGCGAGCTCTATCGGGACCGAGAGCACGGCTTCATCCAGATGGGTCACGTTCACCGCCAGGGCCACGGGAATCAACCGCACGACCACGGTCCCTGCTGGGTCGTGTACGGCGCGTACAGCGGGGTCACGGAGATCACCCGCTATCGGCGGACCGACGACCGGTCTGTGCCGAGCGCGGCCGTGCTCGAGGTCGACCGGGTCGACCGGCTCACGCCCGGCGCGGTCCAGCCCTACTTGCCGGGAGAGATCCACTCGACCCGCGCGGTCGAAGGGCCGGCGGTGGTTTTCCGCTTCCTGAGCTACGACCTCGACCGGGTCGAGCGCTACCGTTACGACCTCCGAAATGGAACCGTCGCCCGCGTTTGACCGGGCGGCGGCCCATTCCCGCAACGCACGGGCGTAGGGGCATGCCAGGAGAAGAGATCTTTTTCGAGCAGATTCGTTCGGCGGGTTGTCTTTCGTATCTGCTGGGCTGCAAGGCCGAACGCGCCTGCGTGCTGATCGATCCCGAGCTCAGCAAGGCCGAGGACTACGTCGGGCTGGCTCGCTTCTTCGACGCCTCGATCCTTTACGCGATCGACACGCATACCCACGCGGATCACAATTCCGCATGCAAGGTCCTGCGCGAGCGCCACGGCATCCCGGTCGTGATGCACCGGCTCGCCGAGGCTCCCTACGTCGACCTTCGCGTCGACGACGGCGACGAGATCCGCTTCGGGCGCCAGGCGCTCACGGTCCTCTACACGCCCGGCCACACCCCGGACGCGGTCTGCCTGCTGTTCCGCGACCGCATCTTCACCGGGGACACGCTGTTGATCGGCGGTTGCGGCCGCACCGATCTCCCGGGAGGCGACGCGGAACAGCAGTTCGACAGCCTGCGCCGGCTCGAGGCGCTTGCCGACGACGTCCGCGTGTATCCGGGGCACGACTATCGCGAAGCGGTCTCCACGCTCGGCGAGGAAAAGCGGCAGAACCCGCGGCTGCGGGTCGCCTCGCGGGACGAGTTCGTCCGTGTGATGACTGCGCGCAGGCCGCCGCTGCCTCGCAAGATCGCGCAGGCGCTGGAATGGAACCGCACGCCGATCCAGGGCACGCAACGCGGAAGCGGCGAAGGAATCTGACCCGCTACTCCTCGATCACGTAGGCTTCGGGCGCCGGCTTGTAGGAGCGCGGCAGCCAGAGCGGCCGGCGCAGGCCGCTCGGCCCCGGTGCCGGCCGGGTTTTCGCGATCCAGCGCTTGTAGACTTCGTGCGCCTTGCGGGTGTCGACGAAGACATCGCCGTAGCGGTCTTCGGGGCCCGGCTTCGCGACGCGCACCTTCTGGTGCCAGCAGTGCTGGCCGCTGATCCAGTCGGGCTGCACCGGAAAGGTCAGGTTCTGGTGCACGCCGGCGTCCTGCCAGAAGATCCGCGCGGAGTCCGGGTCATCGCTCGCAAACGGCCGCACGCCGTGGATCTGGCGCATCATCCACTTGCCATCGCCCATCCGCCTGAGCTCGACGAGCGCCGTCGACCACCGTTCGCCGCCGATGTCCTCTTGGAGCCGCCAGCGGCCGAGATGGTGCGAGCAGGCGATCACGCCGGGTTTGATCCCTTCGGTGACCCAGACACGATCGACGAAATAACCGATCTCGGTGTGAACCTTGAGCAGGTCTCCGGTCCTGACGTCGAGATTCTGCGCGTCCCGGGGATGGAGCCAGAGCGGGTTTCGGTGCGAGATCTCGTAGAGCCACTTGGCGTTGCCCGAGCGGGTGTGGATCAGCGTCGGCAGGCGAAAGGTGGGCAGAAGGAGCATCTCCCCCGCGTCGACGTCGATGCTGTCGCGGTGCACGTGGCTCTTGATGTAGCCCGGGATCGCGTACTCCGGCCACTTCCATTCTTTGAGCGTGCGCGAGAAAAACTCCAGCTTGCGCGACGGCGTCGGAAAGCCCGCGACCGGCCGCCCGTCGACCTCGACGCCGATCGGGGTCCCGTCCCTGGCCAGGACGCCCGTGGCGGCGCTTCGCGTCGCGCCCTCGACCTCGCCCGGGGCGAGAGGCTTCTCGTGCGCCGCGTAGACCTTTTCCTCCACGAGAAACGCCCCGTATTTCCGCATGTAGGCGAGCGGCGTCAGCCCTTCGCGGGCGGCGGCCTCGGGCAGGCCGGGGACGCTGTGCTCGAAGATCCAGCCGTAGTAGTCGTCGACCGTGAGCTTCTTTCCCGGCTCGTACGGCGACTCGAAGTACTTGCGGATCCCGAGAGATCCGTCGGGGTCGACCCGCCACGACAGCTCGATCCAGAACTCGTCCTCTTCCCACACCTCGCCGATGCCCGCTTCCCGGTGCGCTTCGTAGGTGAAGTCGAACCTCTTTCCCTCCTTTTCCAGTGCGACCCGGACCACGGGCTGCCGGAACGCGATCCAGCGCGCCGCCTGCGTCTCCTGGCTCATCAGGTCGTGGCGCTCCGGCCCGTGCCCCATCGGCAGCACGTAATCGGCGAACCAGGCGGTCTCGCTCCACGTGGGTGTCAGGCAGGCATGGCGCTCGATCTTGCCCTCGTCACAGAGCGCCTCGATCCAGCTCATGCCGTCGGGGTTGGTCCAGACGGGATTGTAGACGCGGGTGAAATAGACCGCCAGCCTGCCGCGCCCCTCCTTGAGAAAATGGGGCAGGAGGAAGCTCA
The sequence above is a segment of the Candidatus Zixiibacteriota bacterium genome. Coding sequences within it:
- a CDS encoding molybdopterin-dependent oxidoreductase, giving the protein MSDPRQPLNPAAAGLEPAALSTHPPVSAWDDWVEFDTAHWPRKVEKRYRVIPTVCFNCEAACGLLAFVEKDTRRIRRFEGNPEHPGSRGRACAKGPATLNQVTDPERIRYPLKRVGPRGEGKWERVSWDEVLDDLASRIRKALTEGRRNEIMYHVGRPGHELVYHQRILHAWGIDGHNSHTNVCSAGARAGYAFWSGIDRPSPDHANARFILLLSSHLEAGHYFNPHAQRIIEGKQAGAKLCVIDTRLSNTASKADYWISPWPGSEAAVLLAMCNVLLGEDLFDRDFLRRWVNWEEYLAEEHPEKPRSFDTFVALLKENYAPFTPEFAAREAGVDAGVIAEVAREIAKAAPAVSAHVWRNAAAGNLGGWQVARALQFLVVLAGAVGAPGGTAPNAWHKFVPQPPLMPPPPKVWNELLLPREYPLAFFEMSFLLPHFLKEGRGRLAVYFTRVYNPVWTNPDGMSWIEALCDEGKIERHACLTPTWSETAWFADYVLPMGHGPERHDLMSQETQAARWIAFRQPVVRVALEKEGKRFDFTYEAHREAGIGEVWEEDEFWIELSWRVDPDGSLGIRKYFESPYEPGKKLTVDDYYGWIFEHSVPGLPEAAAREGLTPLAYMRKYGAFLVEEKVYAAHEKPLAPGEVEGATRSAATGVLARDGTPIGVEVDGRPVAGFPTPSRKLEFFSRTLKEWKWPEYAIPGYIKSHVHRDSIDVDAGEMLLLPTFRLPTLIHTRSGNAKWLYEISHRNPLWLHPRDAQNLDVRTGDLLKVHTEIGYFVDRVWVTEGIKPGVIACSHHLGRWRLQEDIGGERWSTALVELRRMGDGKWMMRQIHGVRPFASDDPDSARIFWQDAGVHQNLTFPVQPDWISGQHCWHQKVRVAKPGPEDRYGDVFVDTRKAHEVYKRWIAKTRPAPGPSGLRRPLWLPRSYKPAPEAYVIEE